A window from Gossypium raimondii isolate GPD5lz chromosome 7, ASM2569854v1, whole genome shotgun sequence encodes these proteins:
- the LOC105784698 gene encoding uncharacterized protein LOC105784698 isoform X1 produces the protein MVLFPTINEACRVLDEGVVARASDLDVASVLGMSFPSYCGGIMFWADTVGSKHIYLSLKKWSERYDSYFKPSRYLEERAMKGMPLVNETAVIHCGFYSENGGFKISDEDKSYMQSCKVAKLRFLLVRLVVEMIFINLKECQRHHLKRFAMFKIFCFYRMEESIMVNLLPWY, from the exons ATGGTATTGTTTCCAACGATTAACGAGGCATGTCGTGTTTTGGATGAGGGTGTCGTTGCTCGAGCATCAGACCTTGATGTTGCATCTGTACTCGGAATGAGCTTCCCATCCTACTG TGGTGGTATCATGTTCTGGGCAGATACAGTTGGGTCGAAGCATATCTATTTGAGCCTCAAGAAATGGTCAGAAAGGTACGATAGCTACTTTAAACCATCGAGATATTTGGAAGAAAGAGCCATGAAAGGCATGCCATTG GTGAATGAGACTGCCGTTATACATTGCGGTTTTTATAGTGAAAATGGTGGTTTTAAAATATCTGATGAAGACAAAAGTTATATGCAAAGTTGCAAAGTTGCAAAGTTGCGGTTTCTACTTGTGCGTTTGGTGGTGGAGATGATCTTTATCAACCTAAAGGAATGTCAGAGGCATCACTTAAAAAG GTTTGCTATGTTCAAGATTTTCTGCTTCTACAGAATGGAAGAATCGATTATGGTGAATTTGTTGCCATGGTACTAA
- the LOC105784698 gene encoding peroxisomal fatty acid beta-oxidation multifunctional protein AIM1 isoform X2 — MVLFPTINEACRVLDEGVVARASDLDVASVLGMSFPSYCGGIMFWADTVGSKHIYLSLKKWSERYDSYFKPSRYLEERAMKGMPLVNETAVIHCGFYSENGGFKISDEDKSYMQSCKVAKLRFLLVRLVVEMIFINLKECQRHHLKRLYSRSRI; from the exons ATGGTATTGTTTCCAACGATTAACGAGGCATGTCGTGTTTTGGATGAGGGTGTCGTTGCTCGAGCATCAGACCTTGATGTTGCATCTGTACTCGGAATGAGCTTCCCATCCTACTG TGGTGGTATCATGTTCTGGGCAGATACAGTTGGGTCGAAGCATATCTATTTGAGCCTCAAGAAATGGTCAGAAAGGTACGATAGCTACTTTAAACCATCGAGATATTTGGAAGAAAGAGCCATGAAAGGCATGCCATTG GTGAATGAGACTGCCGTTATACATTGCGGTTTTTATAGTGAAAATGGTGGTTTTAAAATATCTGATGAAGACAAAAGTTATATGCAAAGTTGCAAAGTTGCAAAGTTGCGGTTTCTACTTGTGCGTTTGGTGGTGGAGATGATCTTTATCAACCTAAAGGAATGTCAGAGGCATCACTTAAAAAG ATTGTACAGCAGATCCAGAATATGA